The following coding sequences are from one Lolium rigidum isolate FL_2022 chromosome 6, APGP_CSIRO_Lrig_0.1, whole genome shotgun sequence window:
- the LOC124659650 gene encoding sister chromatid cohesion 1 protein 4, translating into MFYSQFILAKKGPLGTIWIAAHLERKLRKNQVTDTDIGVSVDSIIFPEVPIALRLSSHLMVGVVRIYSRKVNYLFHDCSEALLKIKQAFRSTAVDLPPEESTAPYHSITLPETFHLDDFELPEAAFQGDIDHHVSAKEQITLQDNPERTAYSTSEFGLDERFGDGNSSHMGLDLEEELLLTKDHSIQLESDDGIIIQGRSSIHLTDMDVDDNPSKDEGAEGCNNMDDEPSTHSKHITSWTGYNVQTPDLNMLLHNEDDAGPSTSYYQPSPYPFDEPASPEFVSAQAPATPGLMEETVPSRVHESPVLSPQRKASPSSNEETAKADNFAAPPSEFLQSEAAKADNLAAPPSEFLQSEAAKAANFAATPSEFLQSAAANANDAVGAETIDFGLAKPVQVESSGAVHEMDSPRQHCSTEDLLPVPQTSNLEATVDKLVRNTDDIAVSGETLTSKATMEGVTFVQNASEPFANGSTEPSMIRNPTHFNEGSVDVQGYNMPTMGGVPFVQNTSEPCTNGSAEPRVTGNPTHFNEGSVNMQGYNTMTSNYSIEQNSQRAPPEMARNNISVADFQQNDGPIFHQNTGPIFHQNAGPIFQQNPATMFQQNPATMFQQNSAGMFQQSPGTIFPPNAGTLFPQNAGTVFQQNTGTLFQQNTGTIFQQNAGQQNAGTIFQQNASQQNTGTIFQQNAGQQNAGTIFQQNSGQQNAGTIFQQNAGQQNAGTMFQQNAGTVFQQNAGTIPQYMAYSDRPNALSTSNFFPERETMLSAPDTQFHLTNDLGFGQVTAEKGITESDGSNKIASLTSRKRHLEDSLPAPESRTTVNLSITPHGKRPADAVPNDDDLLASILVGRRTPGLRLDSTPLPPNASSLKRQRLTPKTTTPRMTPKRRVKMDDAMVIHADIIRQQLISTEDIRRIRRKAPCTRSEIWMIEKGSLEEDIFREPIFSCMRKDLNKLQYRTYGIVPHPTLHNVELQGKPDMPETIAVDTDNVSISGAKESATLDHQLHMVLPDGTRLDAMPQEATAAVDPTPQEATGAVYPTPQEATDAVDGTAAFGLQMPSDDHVNNIEKVTDSLFGDGKETPLVNETSFDANIPAQDDILDKDGRQDTSADLQRNTNADTPLFVLDDTTHDSATRVTDAPDVVLDSSSPARAQAVDDLNGEQRDILHSDINVFEDKEMPTSEITGLEFAQNASAFPQPTEDENAVSAMGENSGLQENNAGSFVDMDNMGHDFALKECSDFGSAIHDVDTDFLNYDDDGDFDEAAIDDEPNPDEFQSLDALSGWSSRTRGVARYLKTLFDEDSGLGRKNVAIDHLLRGKTRKEASRMFFETLVLSTKDYIQVEQPNPFDFVNVKPGPKLLKTDF; encoded by the exons ATGTTCTACTCGCAGTTCATCTTGGCCAAGAAGGGCCCCCTCGGGACCATATGGATCGCCGCCCACTTGGAGCGCAAGCTGCGCAAGAACCAGGTCACCGATACCGACATCGGCGTCTCAGTAG ATTCAATTATATTCCCCGAGGTTCCAATTGCGCTGCGGTTATCCAGCCATCTTATGGTAGGCGTGGTCAGAATCTATTCTCGGAAGGTCAACTACCTGTTCCATGATTGCAGTGAAGCTTTGCTCAAGATAAAACAAGCCTTTAGGTCCACTGCTGTTGATCTCCCCCCTGAAGAATCAACTGCTCCATACCATTCTATAACACTCCCTGAGACATTTCATCTTGATGATTTTGAATTGCCGGAGGCTGCATTTCAGGG CGACATTGATCATCATGTAAGCGCAAAAGAACAGATCACCTTGCAAGACAACCCAGAGAGAACAGCATATTCAACATCCGAATTTGGTTTAGATG AAAGATTTGGTGATGGCAATTCTTCACATATGGGTTTAGATTTGGAGGAG GAATTACTGCTGACGAAGGATCACTCAATTCAACTCGAGTCTGATGATGG TATCATCATTCAAGGCCGGTCATCAATTCATCTTACTGATATGGATGTTGACGATAACCCAAGTAAAGATGAAGGGGCTGAAGGATGCAACAACATGGATGATGAACCTTCTACTCACAGCAAGCATATTACTAGCTGGACTGGTTACAATGTACAGACCCCTGATTTGAATATGCTATTGCATAATGAAGATGATGCAGGGCCATCAACGTCATACTATCAACCTAGTCCCTACCCTTTTGATGAACCTGCGTCACCTGAGTTTGTAAGCGCTCAAGCCCCAGCCACACCTGGATTAATGGAAGAAACAGTTCCTTCCAGAGTGCATGAAAGTCCTGTACTGAGCCCTCAACGAAAAGCTTCACCATCAAGCAATGAGGAAACTGCAAAGGCTGACAATTTTGCTGCTCCACCCTCAGAATTTCTCCAGTCAGAGGCTGCAAAGGCTGACAATTTGGCTGCTCCACCCTCAGAATTTCTCCAGTCAGAGGCTGCAAAGGCTGCCAATTTTGCTGCTACACCCTCAGAATTTCTTCAGTCAGCTGCAGCAAATGCTAATGATGCTGTTGGTGCTGAGACGATTGATTTTGGATTGGCCAAGCCTGTGCAAGTTGAATCTTCTGGTGCTGTGCATGAGATGGATTCTCCGAGGCAACACTGTTCAACCGAGGATTTGCTGCCAGTACCACAAACCTCAAACCTGGAGGCTACCGTGGATAAGTTGGTGCGAAATACCGATGATATAGCTGTATCAGGTGAAACACTAACTTCTAAAGCAACCATGGAAGGCGTTACCTTTGTTCAAAATGCCTCAGAGCCATTTGCTAATGGTTCTACTGAGCCATCCATGATAAGGAATCCAACACATTTCAATGAGGGATCAGTGGACGTGCAAG GGTATAACATGCCAACCATGGGAGGCGTGCCCTTTGTTCAAAATACTTCAGAGCCATGCACTAATGGTTCTGCTGAGCCACGCGTGACCGGTAATCCAACACATTTTAACGAGGGATCAGTAAACATGCAAG GATATAACACGATGACTTCTAATTATTCAATAGAACAGAACTCACAAAGAGCACCACCAGAAATGGCACGCAATAATATATCAGTTGCAGATTTCCAACAGAACGATGGACCAATATTCCACCAGAACACTGGACCCATATTCCATCAGAACGCTGGACCGATATTCCAACAGAACCCTGCGACAATGTTCCAACAGAACCCTGCGACAATGTTCCAACAGAACTCCGCGGGAATGTTCCAACAAAGCCCTGGAACAATATTCCCACCGAACGCAGGAACACTATTCCCACAGAATGCTGGAACAGTTTTCCAACAGAATACTGGAACACTTTTCCAACAGAACACTGGAACAATTTTCCAGCAGAATGCTGGCCAACAGAACGCTGGAACAATTTTCCAGCAGAATGCTAGCCAACAGAACACTGGAACAATTTTCCAACAGAATGCTGGCCAACAGAACGCTGGAAcaattttccagcagaattctggccAACAGAATGCTGGAACAATTTTCCAGCAGAATGCTGGCCAACAGAATGCTGGAACAATGTTCCAACAGAATGCTGGAACGGTTTTCCAACAGAACGCTGGAACAATACCACAATACATGGCATATAGTGATAGACCAAATGCCTTGTCGACCTCAAATTTCTTCCCAGAACGTGAAACAATGTTGTCAGCTCCAGATACTCAGTTCCACTTGACAAATGACTTGGGGTTCGGGCAGGTTACTGCAGAGAAAGGAATCACTGAATCTGATGGAAGTAACAAAATAGCTAGCCTTACCAGCAGAAAACGTCACTTGGAGGACAGCTTGCCAGCTCCAGAGAGTAGGACTACTGTAAATCTGTCTATCACACCACATGGTAAAAGACCTGCTGATGCAGTTCCTAACGATGATGATTTACTGGCATCCATTTTAG TTGGTAGAAGAACCCCTGGATTGAGGCTTGATTCAACACCATTGCCGCCAAATGCATCATCTTTGAAACGCCAAAGGTTAACACCAAAGACCACGACACCAAGGATGACACCCAAGAGAAGAGTGAAAATGGATGATGCCATGGTCATACATGCTGA TATTATACGGCAGCAGTTGATTAGTACTGAGGATATAAGGCGTATCCGCAGAAAGGCTCCATGTACTCGTTCTGAAATATGGATGATTGAGAAAGGTTCACTAGAGGAGGATATATTCCGCGAGCCTATATTTTCCT GTATGCGCAAAGATCTGAACAAGTTGCAGTATCGGACCTATGGCATTGTTCCTCACCCTACCTTACATAACGTTGAACTACAAGGGAAACCAGACATGCCTGAAACTATTGCAGTAGATACCGATAATGTTAGCATTTCTGGTGCAAAGGAAAGTGCAACTCTTGACCACCAACTTCACATGGTGCTACCGGATGGAACTCGATTAGATGCTATGCCGCAAGAAGCAACTGCTGCAGTTGATCCTACGCCGCAAGAAGCAACTGGTGCAGTTTATCCTACACCGCAAGAAGCAACTGATGCAGTTGATGGTACAGCTGCATTTGGTTTGCAAATGCCATCTGACGATCATGTTAACAACATTGAAAAAGTAACCGACTCCTTGTTTGGTGATGGGAAAGAAACTCCACTTGTTAATGAAACAAGTTTTGATGCAAACATCCCTGCTCAAGATGATATACTGGATAAGGATGGTCGTCAAGATACTTCAGCAGATTTGCAGAGGAATACAAATGCTGATACACCTCTCTTTGTGCTAGATGACACCACCCATGATTCTGCAACTAGGGTAACAGATGCTCCAGATGTTGTTTTGGATAGTTCTAGCCCAGCTCGTGCACAAGCGGTGGACGATCTGAACGGGGAACAGAGGGACATCCTTCACAGTGATATTAATGTTTTTGAGGATAAGGAGATGCCCACTTCTGAGATTACTGGACTGGAATTCGCTCAGAATGCCTCTGCTTTTCCTCAACCAACAGAGGATGAGAATGCTGTGTCTGCCATGGGAGAAAATTCTGGCTTGCAAGAAAACAACGCAGGATCCTTTGTGGACATGGACAACATGGGCCATGACTTTGCACTCAAGGAATGCAGT GATTTTGGCAGTGCAATTCATGATGTCGACACAG ATTTTCTCAattatgatgatgatggagacttTGATGAGGCAGCAATTGATGACGAGCCAAATCCTGATGAGTTCCAGTCTCTTGATGCACTTAGTGGTTGGTCTTCTCGTACCAG GGGTGTTGCGAGATATCTCAAGACTTTGTTTGATGAAGACTCTGGTCTGGGGAGAAAGAATGTTGCCATTGATCATCTATTAAGAGGAAAGACTCGGAAAGAAGCATCAAGGATGTTCTTCGAGACCTTG GTCCTGTCAACGAAGGACTATATTCAAGTGGAGCAACCGAACCCTTTCGACTTTGTCAACGTCAAGCCAGGACCGAAGCTCCTGAAGACAGATTTCTAG